The sequence below is a genomic window from Melioribacteraceae bacterium.
CGGCTCACGAAATTCTTCATACTAAATATGTTAACAGAAAAAAGGTTCTGGAAGAAGTTTAGTTCCTAAAGGAAGAACGGTCTGTATGTTGCACGGAATTGTTACAACTATTGCTCAGAGATGTAAAAGGTGCTACTCCTGTATTAGAGAGTGTCCGGCCAGGGCTATCAGGGTAATTAACGGCCAGGCCGTTGTGATTGAAGAAAGATGTATAAGCTGCGGACATTGTGTAAAGGTCTGTTCTCAGAATGCGAAACAGATATTTAGCGACATAGAGGTTGTTGTTGATCAGATACTGCCGACCGGTAATGCAATTGCAATGCTTGCACCTTCATTCCCGGCTTCATTCCCGAATAACTATTATAAAATTGCTTCGGCACTAAGAAAGATCGGATTTAAAATGGTTACGGAAGCCGCATTCGGTGCGGATCTAATAAGTAAATATTATAGCGAGTATTCTGAAAACAACTCAGGTGAAACTATCATAAGCAGTGCTTGTCCAGCGGTTTTCAACTGGATAGAAAAATATTTTGTAGATATAATCCCGAATGTTGCGAGAGTTGTTTCACCTATGGTTGCCATGGGAAGATACCTTAAAAAGAATTTCGGTAAAGATGTAAAAGTAGTTTTTATTGGCCCATGCGTAGCAAAGAAAAGTGAATATAAGGAAAGCTCTGTAAGCGATGCGGTTGATGCGGTTCTTACATTTACCGAACTAAAAGAAATATTTGAATACCAGAAAGTGGAACTTGAAACTCTCGAGGAAACCGAACTTGATCCTCCTCATGCTTTTATGGGAAAATCATTCCCACTTACAGGCGGACTCTTGAAAACCGCCAATATATCCGGCGATATTCTGGAAAAGGAAATAATTGTTGTTGAAGGGAAAGAACGGGTCGAAGAAATAATCCAGGAAATTGCGGATAAAAAAATTAAATCGAAGTTTGTGGATATTTTATTCTGCGAAGGTTGTATTAGCGGTCCTGCTGTCGATTCGGATCTTAATTTCTACTCGAGAAGAGAAACGGTTATCAATTTTATCAATAGTAATATCAATTCATTTGATAAACACGAATGGAAAAGTACTTTATACAACAGCCGCGATCTTAATCTTAGACGGGATTTTCATGATAAGAACCAGAGAAAACCGATGCCGTCCGATGAGGAAATTAGAAGTATCTTATCCAGGACTAATAAATATTCCAAATCCGACGAATTGAATTGCGGATCCTGCGGCTATCCTACTTGCCGCGAATACGCAGTTGCAATTGCGAAAGATCTGGCCGAAGACGATATGTGCCTTCCGTTCCTTATTGATAAGCTGGAATCCGCTTATAAGGAATTAAAAGATACCCAGGAGCAGCTTCACAGTGCCGAAAAACTTGCATCAATCGGCCAGCTCGCGGCTGGTGTTGCTCATGAAATTAATAATCCGCTCGGTTCTATTATGCTCTATGCTTCAATGCTTCGCCGGAAAATTGAGAAGTTCGATAACGATCCTCAAAGCAGAGAGGATCTGAAATTAATTATTGATGAAGCTAACAGATGCAAAAATATTGTTTCCAATCTTCTGAATTTTGCCAGACAGGGTAAACTTCGTCTCGGACCTGTTAATATCTCTGAAATAATTTCAAACATAACAAAACAGGTTAGAATTAATCCTGAATTCAGAGAAGTTTTAATTGAAGTAAATAACCAGATCGGGCAGAATGAAATTTACGGGGACTCTGACCAGTTAAAACAGGTATTCATAAACATAATTACAAATGCCTGCGAGGCTTTAGAAAATTCTTCCAATAAAAAAGTTACCATTAACATTAACCGGAACGAAGAGAACCTATTTATAGAGGTTATCGACTCGGGATGCGGAATCCCGAGTGAGAATATAGGGAAAGTATTCACTCCATTTTTTACAACAAAAAAAATGGGAAAGGGAACAGGGCTTGGATTGGCAATTTCCTACGGAATTATAAAAATGCATAAAGGGGATATTAAGGTGAGCAGTACGGAAGGTATGGGTACTGTATTTATTATCTCTCTCCCGGCTAAATTAAGTTTTATAAACCCAATTATGAACTAATGGAATAGTTATGATTACAGAAAAAGTAAAAAAAATCTTGCTGGTGGACGATGATTTGGATTTGCTTGAACAGAACAAAATTCTGCTCGAGATAAAAGGTTTTAATGTTATTACAGCCGAATCTGCAGAAGAAGGATTCAAATTATTCCAGCAGGAAAAACCCGATGCAGCTATTGTTGATTTAATTATGGAACAGATGGACTCAGGATTTATCCTCTGCTATAAAATGAAAAAAACAGATCATGGCAAACAAATACCTGTTTTTATGCTCACTTCAGCTACCTATGAAACCGGTTTCAAATTCAGCACTTCTAGTAAAGAAGAAAAAGAATGGATTAAATGCGACGGCATTTTGAATAAACCTGTTGTTGTTGATGAGTTGATCTCCAAACTGGAAAATTTTGTTTATTAAAAAAAATAATAACTGACCTTCATTTAATGGACCAGAATAAAGGAAATATTTTAATAGTCGATGACGAAAAAGGTCTACGGCTCGGTACGCAGAGACTTCTCGAAGAAGAAGGATATCTTGTGTCTGCAGCTGAAAACGGTACAGAAGGATTAAAGCTTGGAATAGGTGCGGACTTTGATGTTGCAATAATCGACTTAAAAATGCCTGACATTGACGGATTGGATGTACTTAAGGAAATTAAACAAATTCATCCTAATACAGTCTGTTTTATCGCTACAGCATTCGCAAGTTACGACACTGCAATTCAGTCGACCCGTCTCGGGGCATTCGGGTATATCCAGAAACCCTTTTCTCCCGAGGAACTGATCTATCAGGTTGAACAGGGAATTAAACAGCGTAAACTGATTCTGGACGTCGAACGCCATGAAAGAGAAAGAGAACAAAACCTTCTTGAACTGGCTTCAGAGAAATCGAGACTTAATGCAATAATTAAATCGATTAGTGAAGGTGTA
It includes:
- a CDS encoding [Fe-Fe] hydrogenase large subunit C-terminal domain-containing protein — encoded protein: MLHGIVTTIAQRCKRCYSCIRECPARAIRVINGQAVVIEERCISCGHCVKVCSQNAKQIFSDIEVVVDQILPTGNAIAMLAPSFPASFPNNYYKIASALRKIGFKMVTEAAFGADLISKYYSEYSENNSGETIISSACPAVFNWIEKYFVDIIPNVARVVSPMVAMGRYLKKNFGKDVKVVFIGPCVAKKSEYKESSVSDAVDAVLTFTELKEIFEYQKVELETLEETELDPPHAFMGKSFPLTGGLLKTANISGDILEKEIIVVEGKERVEEIIQEIADKKIKSKFVDILFCEGCISGPAVDSDLNFYSRRETVINFINSNINSFDKHEWKSTLYNSRDLNLRRDFHDKNQRKPMPSDEEIRSILSRTNKYSKSDELNCGSCGYPTCREYAVAIAKDLAEDDMCLPFLIDKLESAYKELKDTQEQLHSAEKLASIGQLAAGVAHEINNPLGSIMLYASMLRRKIEKFDNDPQSREDLKLIIDEANRCKNIVSNLLNFARQGKLRLGPVNISEIISNITKQVRINPEFREVLIEVNNQIGQNEIYGDSDQLKQVFINIITNACEALENSSNKKVTININRNEENLFIEVIDSGCGIPSENIGKVFTPFFTTKKMGKGTGLGLAISYGIIKMHKGDIKVSSTEGMGTVFIISLPAKLSFINPIMN
- a CDS encoding response regulator; translated protein: MITEKVKKILLVDDDLDLLEQNKILLEIKGFNVITAESAEEGFKLFQQEKPDAAIVDLIMEQMDSGFILCYKMKKTDHGKQIPVFMLTSATYETGFKFSTSSKEEKEWIKCDGILNKPVVVDELISKLENFVY